One genomic window of Candidatus Nitrosopumilus sediminis includes the following:
- a CDS encoding bifunctional 5,10-methylenetetrahydrofolate dehydrogenase/5,10-methenyltetrahydrofolate cyclohydrolase encodes MVGVRIDGKIIAQSVKDRVKKAVVELKNQGISPCLATVLVGDNPASATYVRNKHKACEEVGIVTKDHKLDANITQSELTKIIDELNSDNSIHGILVQLPLPKQLDEFAIISRISPLKDVDGLTPHNVGLLAMKKAALVACTPSGVMEMFNYHNIDLEGKNVALINRSNLVGKPLYHLLLEKNATVLTCHSKTKNLIELCQSADIIITAVGDRNKFTLTPEMIKEGAIVIDVAISRFQEKLVGDSNYDEIIKKASFATPVPGGVGPMTVAMLLKNTITAASLSSQIGQ; translated from the coding sequence ATGGTAGGGGTCAGAATCGATGGCAAAATTATTGCTCAATCAGTCAAAGACAGAGTCAAAAAAGCTGTAGTAGAATTGAAGAATCAGGGAATTTCTCCATGTTTGGCCACAGTCTTGGTAGGAGACAATCCAGCTTCTGCCACATATGTAAGAAATAAGCACAAGGCTTGTGAAGAGGTTGGAATAGTCACCAAAGATCATAAACTTGATGCCAACATCACACAGTCAGAATTAACAAAAATTATTGACGAATTAAATTCAGATAATTCAATTCATGGAATTCTAGTACAGCTCCCACTACCAAAGCAATTAGATGAATTTGCAATCATATCAAGAATATCACCATTAAAGGATGTGGATGGTTTAACTCCACATAATGTAGGATTGCTTGCAATGAAAAAGGCAGCATTGGTAGCATGCACTCCATCAGGAGTCATGGAGATGTTTAATTATCACAATATTGATTTGGAAGGAAAAAATGTTGCACTAATTAACAGAAGTAACTTAGTAGGAAAACCACTATATCATTTATTGTTAGAAAAAAATGCAACAGTACTAACTTGTCATTCTAAGACCAAAAATTTAATTGAATTATGTCAGTCAGCAGATATCATTATCACAGCAGTGGGAGACAGAAATAAATTCACATTAACGCCCGAAATGATCAAAGAAGGAGCAATTGTGATTGATGTCGCAATTTCAAGATTCCAAGAAAAACTAGTAGGAGATTCAAATTATGACGAGATTATTAAAAAAGCATCTTTTGCAACTCCAGTTCCTGGGGGAGTTGGGCCTATGACAGTTGCAATGCTATTAAAAAACACCATCACTGCAGCATCATTGAGTAGTCAAATTGGACAATAA
- a CDS encoding cupin domain-containing protein, producing MKIEYDLDTYLEKIKNNNSYFDTFINKDSLATGILFLKPGEEDTQTPHDSDEVYFIISGDGYLKIKNKDYKVSKDKLFFVAKDVEHFFHGNTKELKVLYFFGGHDS from the coding sequence TTGAAGATAGAGTATGATTTAGATACATACCTTGAAAAAATAAAAAACAATAATTCTTACTTTGATACTTTTATCAATAAAGATAGTTTAGCTACAGGTATTTTGTTTCTAAAACCTGGTGAAGAAGATACACAAACTCCTCATGATAGTGATGAAGTATATTTTATCATTTCTGGTGACGGATATTTAAAAATCAAAAACAAAGATTACAAAGTATCAAAAGATAAATTATTTTTTGTTGCAAAAGATGTAGAACATTTTTTTCATGGGAACACAAAAGAGCTTAAGGTATTGTATTTTTTTGGTGGCCATGATTCCTAA
- the purN gene encoding phosphoribosylglycinamide formyltransferase: MLNLGILISGRGSNMESILKAIKKKKIPINPAVVISNKQDAKGLKIAEKLGVKIEVIESKGFKGSRAEYDKKIISALTKYGVTPKNGLVCLAGFMRIISPEFVKKYKNRIINIHPALLPAFPGLNSQKQALEYGAKVSGCSVHFVDAGMDTGPVIIQAVVKVDEKDTEESLSKRILKEEHRIYPEAVNLFARKKIKISGRRTIIS; the protein is encoded by the coding sequence TTGCTAAATCTAGGAATTCTAATCTCAGGTCGCGGGAGCAACATGGAATCTATCTTAAAGGCAATTAAGAAGAAGAAAATTCCAATCAACCCAGCAGTAGTTATTTCTAATAAACAAGATGCAAAGGGCCTAAAAATTGCAGAAAAATTAGGAGTTAAAATCGAAGTTATTGAGAGTAAAGGATTCAAAGGTAGCAGAGCAGAATATGATAAAAAAATCATTTCAGCCCTAACAAAATATGGGGTAACCCCAAAAAATGGTCTTGTGTGTCTTGCAGGATTTATGAGAATAATCAGTCCAGAATTTGTAAAAAAATACAAGAACAGAATAATCAACATCCATCCAGCCTTGCTACCCGCATTTCCTGGATTAAATTCACAAAAACAGGCATTGGAATATGGGGCCAAAGTCTCAGGATGCTCAGTGCATTTTGTGGATGCAGGGATGGACACAGGGCCAGTAATCATCCAAGCTGTTGTGAAAGTTGATGAAAAAGATACAGAAGAATCCCTCTCAAAAAGAATTCTAAAAGAAGAGCACAGAATTTACCCTGAAGCAGTGAATCTTTTTGCGAGAAAGAAAATCAAAATATCTGGAAGAAGAACTATAATCAGTTAG
- a CDS encoding glycerate kinase type-2 family protein → MIIQNFDDLATTDKKKDCLEILESGFQAANPENIIPKFVTPNEIKINGKSFNLEEYSNIYSVAFGKAGDTMTRALNAIIPIKSGIIVIPKGSKSVIKGKKFQIFNSRHPKPDTTSVKAAKEVMKFVQNKRSDELIIFLVSGGGSSLLAMPDDITLDDKVHVTNVLLKSGATIQEFNCIRKHLSKIKGGKLVENMKCHGVSLVMSDVEGDDLSSIASGTTYMDDTTYADALGIIDKYKIRWKMPDEVLRLLENRMNQKKDETPKRSKIENYVIANNDDCLKAMKTKAEEIGYTVNIMHVFGDIKEVVTKILDEISTSEKTCIIFGGEPTVKVLGKGMGGRNQELVLRLLKNTQKLQKMVIASAGTDGIDGNSVFAGAITENVKIDLDTMKEFLKNSDSGRFFQKQKGNIITHATHTNLMDIGVILK, encoded by the coding sequence ATGATTATTCAAAATTTTGATGACTTGGCAACTACAGACAAGAAAAAAGATTGTTTGGAAATTTTAGAGTCAGGATTTCAAGCAGCAAATCCAGAAAATATTATTCCAAAATTTGTCACTCCTAATGAAATCAAAATTAATGGTAAATCATTCAATCTTGAGGAATATTCAAACATCTATTCAGTGGCATTTGGAAAGGCAGGAGATACCATGACCAGAGCATTAAATGCAATAATTCCAATTAAAAGTGGAATTATAGTAATCCCCAAAGGCTCAAAATCAGTAATTAAAGGCAAGAAATTCCAGATTTTTAATTCCAGACATCCAAAACCAGATACAACAAGTGTAAAAGCAGCAAAAGAAGTCATGAAGTTTGTTCAAAATAAGCGCAGTGACGAATTGATAATTTTTCTAGTATCAGGAGGGGGCTCATCATTACTAGCAATGCCAGATGATATCACTTTGGATGACAAAGTGCATGTCACAAATGTTCTGTTAAAATCAGGAGCAACGATACAAGAGTTCAATTGTATTAGAAAGCACCTATCCAAGATCAAAGGAGGCAAGCTTGTGGAGAATATGAAATGTCATGGAGTAAGTCTAGTGATGTCAGATGTCGAAGGAGATGATCTTTCATCTATTGCATCAGGAACTACATACATGGATGATACAACGTATGCAGATGCATTAGGAATTATTGATAAATATAAAATAAGATGGAAAATGCCAGATGAAGTTTTAAGATTATTAGAAAATAGAATGAATCAGAAAAAAGATGAAACCCCAAAAAGATCTAAAATCGAAAATTATGTAATTGCCAATAATGATGATTGTCTAAAAGCCATGAAAACAAAAGCTGAAGAGATTGGGTATACCGTTAACATAATGCATGTTTTCGGAGACATTAAAGAAGTGGTTACAAAAATTCTTGATGAAATTTCAACTAGTGAAAAAACATGCATCATATTTGGAGGAGAGCCAACAGTCAAAGTTTTAGGAAAAGGAATGGGAGGAAGGAATCAAGAATTAGTTTTAAGATTATTAAAAAATACTCAAAAATTACAAAAAATGGTTATTGCGTCAGCTGGGACAGATGGAATCGATGGTAATTCCGTTTTTGCAGGTGCAATTACTGAAAACGTCAAAATAGATTTAGACACAATGAAAGAATTTCTCAAAAACAGCGATTCAGGACGATTTTTTCAAAAACAAAAAGGAAATATCATCACACATGCAACGCACACGAATTTGATGGACATAGGCGTAATTCTAAAGTAA
- the uvrB gene encoding excinuclease ABC subunit UvrB encodes MEQLAQFELVSDYSPTGDQPQAIDTLVKGVKNKSVQTLIGVTGSGKTFSIANVIARTGKNTLVISHNKTLAAQLYSELKQFFPKNNVGYFVSYYDYYQPESYLPQTDTYIEKDTQINEKIEKLRLEATAMLLSGEPTIIVSTVSCIYSLGNPRDWEDLAITVNTGDEIKRSEIIRRFVDARYERNDTEVAPGNFRVKGDTIDVTPAYSEDLVRISMFGDEIEKITLLDHVSLKEKKKIKQMKIFPAKHYLIAKDVREKAVKSIREELESRLPELNELEKQRLEMRTKYDLEMIEELGYCSGIENYSRHFDGRKPGEKAFCLMDFFGDDYLMVIDESHVTLPQLHGMYKGDHSRKNELVTYGFRLPSAYDNRPLKFEEFEKYIQNTIFVSATPSEYEKKISSQIAEQLVRPTGLLDPQIEIRPTKDQMDDLIREIKKRSANSERVLVTTLTKRMAEDLAEYLSKKQVRVRYMHSEIEGLQRTEIIRQLRLGEFDVLVGINLLREGLDIPEVSLVAILDADKEGFLRNFTSLIQTCGRAARNANGTVIMYADKNTQSMKNAINETKRRREKQMQYNKDHNIVPRTIIKSVPEQEVALDDSKLKSTHDLATEIIDLDAQMKKYSEELDFERAIECRDRIKRIEKEIEFKNGRK; translated from the coding sequence TTGGAACAACTCGCTCAGTTTGAATTGGTATCTGATTATTCTCCTACTGGAGATCAGCCACAAGCAATTGATACATTAGTTAAAGGTGTAAAGAACAAATCTGTCCAAACTCTGATTGGGGTGACTGGAAGTGGAAAAACATTTTCTATTGCAAATGTTATTGCAAGGACTGGAAAAAATACCCTTGTAATTTCCCATAACAAAACTCTTGCAGCACAGCTTTATTCAGAATTAAAACAATTCTTTCCAAAAAATAATGTTGGATATTTTGTATCTTACTATGACTATTATCAGCCTGAAAGTTATCTGCCTCAAACTGATACTTACATCGAAAAGGATACTCAGATAAATGAAAAAATTGAAAAATTAAGACTAGAGGCCACTGCCATGTTGCTTTCTGGAGAGCCTACAATAATTGTGTCAACCGTATCTTGCATCTACTCTCTTGGAAATCCCCGCGATTGGGAGGATCTAGCTATTACTGTCAACACTGGGGATGAAATTAAAAGAAGTGAGATCATACGAAGATTTGTAGATGCTAGGTATGAAAGAAATGACACTGAGGTTGCACCTGGTAACTTTAGAGTGAAAGGAGATACTATTGATGTTACTCCTGCGTATTCTGAAGATTTAGTTAGAATCTCTATGTTTGGAGATGAAATAGAAAAAATTACTCTTTTAGATCATGTGTCTCTTAAAGAAAAAAAGAAAATCAAACAAATGAAAATTTTTCCTGCAAAACATTATCTGATTGCTAAAGATGTTCGAGAAAAAGCTGTAAAATCAATTCGAGAAGAATTAGAATCAAGATTGCCTGAATTAAATGAATTGGAAAAACAAAGACTTGAGATGCGAACAAAATATGATTTGGAAATGATTGAGGAATTGGGATATTGTTCTGGAATTGAAAATTATTCAAGACATTTTGACGGAAGAAAACCTGGGGAAAAAGCATTTTGTTTAATGGATTTTTTTGGCGATGACTATCTTATGGTAATTGATGAATCTCATGTTACATTGCCTCAACTTCATGGAATGTACAAAGGTGATCATTCTAGAAAAAATGAATTAGTGACATATGGATTTAGACTTCCAAGCGCATATGATAACCGTCCATTGAAATTTGAAGAGTTTGAAAAATATATTCAAAATACCATTTTTGTTTCAGCGACTCCTTCTGAATATGAAAAAAAAATATCGTCTCAAATTGCTGAACAACTTGTAAGGCCTACTGGCCTGCTTGACCCTCAAATTGAAATCAGGCCTACCAAAGACCAGATGGATGATTTAATCAGGGAAATTAAGAAAAGATCTGCTAATTCTGAGCGTGTTTTAGTCACAACATTGACCAAACGAATGGCTGAAGATCTGGCAGAATACCTTTCGAAAAAACAAGTCAGGGTAAGATACATGCATTCTGAAATTGAAGGCTTACAGAGAACTGAGATAATTCGGCAATTACGTCTTGGCGAATTTGATGTTCTTGTGGGAATTAATCTTCTTCGAGAAGGACTGGATATTCCTGAGGTTTCTTTAGTTGCTATATTGGATGCTGACAAGGAAGGATTTTTAAGAAATTTTACTAGTTTGATTCAAACCTGTGGCAGAGCTGCAAGAAATGCAAATGGAACTGTGATAATGTATGCTGATAAAAATACACAATCCATGAAAAATGCAATAAATGAAACTAAGCGTCGTAGAGAAAAACAAATGCAATATAACAAAGATCATAATATTGTACCTAGAACAATAATCAAATCTGTTCCTGAGCAAGAAGTTGCTTTAG
- a CDS encoding antibiotic biosynthesis monooxygenase family protein has translation MFVMIADIQLKDGVEEDFKSWFAESNKVLSKFPGFISRKFLKSSDGSYRILVEHESKETFIKMHQSPEHEKIHPTGHSFMSADPQRKTYTVAAE, from the coding sequence ATGTTTGTAATGATTGCAGATATTCAACTCAAAGATGGCGTTGAAGAAGATTTCAAAAGCTGGTTTGCTGAATCAAACAAAGTTTTGTCTAAATTTCCTGGATTTATCTCAAGAAAATTTCTAAAATCCTCTGATGGTAGCTACAGGATTCTTGTAGAGCATGAGAGTAAAGAGACTTTTATCAAAATGCACCAAAGTCCAGAGCATGAGAAAATTCATCCAACTGGACATTCTTTTATGAGTGCAGATCCTCAAAGAAAAACATACACTGTAGCTGCTGAATAA
- a CDS encoding exonuclease, with protein MTKNGILCEVDDKRVLLDPKNGDVTGINFVSHAHSDHLPSKNGGTILSSIETNEIANLRGFKMENHIESHDDFSLINSGHILGSKGLLFDDVFYTGDVCTRDRGFLKGAKIPKCKTLITECTFGLPEFVFPKLDDTLKQVNELISELYGKGVPVILMGYQLGKAQTITQFFGHWGPLYLHDSVKDMNSLHRKFGVPLKDGIGHTEAEKKGLLEKKPWIMVAPMLSSKNKFVQDMKLKYGAVTIGFSGWAQSTKYSFGRRTDYSIPMSDHCDYNELIDLVIQSGAEQVYTIHGFVDEFAEDLRKRGIGAQPLLENSLDNFT; from the coding sequence ATGACAAAAAACGGAATCCTGTGTGAGGTTGATGATAAACGAGTTTTATTGGATCCAAAAAATGGTGATGTTACCGGAATCAATTTTGTATCTCATGCCCATTCTGATCACCTTCCTTCAAAAAATGGAGGTACCATCCTATCTTCCATTGAGACCAATGAGATAGCTAATTTACGTGGTTTTAAGATGGAAAATCATATCGAATCACACGATGATTTTTCTTTAATTAACAGTGGACACATTCTTGGTTCAAAAGGTCTTCTTTTTGATGATGTCTTCTATACTGGTGATGTATGTACTAGAGATCGTGGGTTTCTCAAAGGGGCAAAAATTCCAAAATGCAAAACACTCATCACTGAATGCACATTTGGATTACCTGAATTTGTTTTCCCAAAACTTGATGATACTCTAAAACAAGTAAACGAATTGATTTCTGAACTTTACGGGAAAGGGGTCCCTGTGATTTTGATGGGATACCAGTTAGGAAAAGCACAAACTATTACTCAGTTTTTTGGTCACTGGGGACCTCTATACCTTCATGATTCTGTAAAAGATATGAATTCTTTACATCGCAAATTTGGTGTGCCTCTCAAAGATGGAATTGGACACACTGAGGCTGAAAAAAAAGGGTTGTTAGAAAAAAAGCCTTGGATTATGGTTGCTCCGATGCTATCAAGTAAAAACAAATTTGTTCAAGATATGAAATTGAAATACGGTGCTGTAACAATTGGATTTAGCGGATGGGCACAATCGACAAAATACTCTTTTGGACGGCGTACTGACTACTCCATTCCCATGAGTGATCATTGCGATTACAATGAATTAATTGATTTGGTGATCCAATCCGGAGCAGAACAAGTATACACTATACATGGTTTTGTAGATGAATTTGCAGAAGATTTGAGAAAACGTGGTATTGGTGCACAACCTTTGCTTGAAAATTCATTAGATAATTTTACTTAG
- a CDS encoding 5-formyltetrahydrofolate cyclo-ligase, whose translation MDNNPEKESLRNLLLEKRDNTSFDLMKIASGKIQKKLKKIFAFRDAQKIGAYYPIGSEIFTQDIIQELLSQGKEVFLPKVIGDSMEFRKISSFSSLEHGSFDIMEPKDDCPVNNNLDVILVPTVAISPTGVRLGYGHGFYDKFLAKNKTATISLTLEKQIIKNIPKSEHDVLIDWIVTEDQILQTQR comes from the coding sequence TTGGACAATAATCCCGAAAAAGAATCACTTCGAAATCTTCTTTTAGAAAAAAGAGACAACACATCTTTTGATTTAATGAAAATTGCAAGTGGAAAGATACAAAAAAAATTAAAGAAAATTTTTGCGTTCAGAGATGCTCAAAAAATAGGAGCATACTATCCAATAGGAAGTGAGATATTTACACAAGACATCATCCAAGAATTACTCAGTCAGGGAAAAGAGGTGTTTTTGCCAAAAGTCATAGGAGATTCCATGGAATTTAGAAAAATTAGCAGTTTTTCAAGCCTGGAACATGGCAGTTTTGACATAATGGAGCCAAAAGACGACTGTCCAGTAAATAACAATCTAGATGTGATTTTGGTTCCAACAGTTGCAATATCCCCTACAGGAGTAAGATTAGGATATGGTCATGGATTTTATGACAAATTTTTGGCAAAAAACAAAACTGCAACAATTTCACTTACATTGGAAAAACAAATCATCAAAAACATTCCAAAATCAGAGCATGATGTGCTAATTGATTGGATTGTTACTGAAGATCAGATTCTGCAAACTCAGAGATAA
- a CDS encoding LLM class flavin-dependent oxidoreductase yields the protein MYLADKKIKFGIQNGLNVARAGYTEDQILTACMLADKTGYDSIFYMDHTNVPQWKNATVLDPWVMLSAIAAVTNNVELGTCVTDAIRRHPSNIALAAITLDRVSKGRAILGIGAGEAQNLKEFCIPFEKPVSKWEEQIETIHTLYQSTPDNTVDYKGKYYQLEGACLQAPPIRKPRPPTYMAAGGKRTLALTGKLGDGWLPIGYTPELFEDHKKQIEVSMNENNRTQEEKDNFEFALDIDVYFSDDAEASWAKMKEAVKVSLFKPEILRVHGLKEIEGFDFVKYFTEYSMSDQSWIVKMREAATKIPDAVARSSTAVGTPEDMIPTFERFMDAGVNHFVIRFWGKNYFGSIDKFASHVMPALRAKAKQ from the coding sequence ATGTACTTGGCAGATAAAAAAATCAAATTTGGAATTCAAAATGGCCTCAATGTTGCAAGAGCTGGCTACACTGAAGATCAAATTTTAACTGCATGTATGCTTGCTGATAAAACAGGTTATGATTCTATTTTCTATATGGATCATACAAATGTTCCACAATGGAAAAATGCTACTGTTTTAGACCCTTGGGTTATGTTATCTGCAATTGCAGCTGTTACTAATAATGTTGAATTGGGAACTTGTGTTACAGATGCAATTAGAAGACATCCTTCAAACATCGCACTAGCTGCAATTACTCTTGATAGGGTTTCAAAAGGTAGGGCGATTCTGGGAATTGGAGCAGGTGAAGCACAAAATCTAAAGGAATTTTGCATTCCATTTGAAAAACCAGTTTCTAAATGGGAAGAACAAATTGAAACTATTCACACATTATACCAATCAACTCCTGATAACACTGTAGATTACAAAGGAAAGTACTATCAACTTGAAGGTGCATGTTTACAAGCTCCTCCAATTAGAAAACCACGTCCACCAACTTACATGGCAGCTGGTGGTAAACGAACTCTTGCATTGACTGGAAAACTAGGCGATGGTTGGCTGCCAATTGGATATACTCCTGAATTATTTGAAGATCATAAAAAACAAATCGAAGTTTCAATGAATGAAAATAATAGAACTCAGGAAGAAAAAGACAACTTCGAATTTGCTTTAGATATCGATGTTTACTTCTCTGATGATGCAGAAGCATCATGGGCCAAGATGAAAGAAGCCGTTAAAGTAAGCCTATTCAAGCCTGAAATTTTAAGAGTCCATGGATTAAAAGAAATTGAAGGATTTGATTTCGTAAAATACTTTACAGAATATTCAATGTCTGATCAAAGTTGGATTGTAAAGATGAGAGAGGCTGCAACTAAAATCCCTGATGCCGTTGCACGTTCATCAACAGCTGTTGGTACTCCTGAAGATATGATTCCTACATTTGAAAGATTCATGGATGCAGGTGTAAACCACTTTGTGATTAGATTCTGGGGCAAGAATTACTTTGGGTCTATTGACAAATTCGCAAGTCATGTAATGCCTGCATTACGTGCTAAAGCTAAACAGTAA
- a CDS encoding iron-containing alcohol dehydrogenase: MNTVRIPKVINFGENALGETEYPKNALIVTTVPPELSDKWIARMGIKDYMLYDQVKPEPSIDDVNAVISQFKDKDPSCLIGLGGGSSMDVVKYAAPEMKKEKILIPTTFGTGAEMTTYCVLKFDGKKKLLREDRFLADMAVVDSYFLEGTPQQVINNSVCDACAQATEGYDSKLGNDLTRTLCKQAFEILYDAIMNDKPENYPYGSMLSGMGFGNCSTTLGHALSYVFSNEGVPHGYSLSSCTTVAHKHNKSIFYDRFKEAMEKLGFDKLELKADVSEAADTVMTDRGHLDPNPIPISKDDVVKCLEDIKTGNL; encoded by the coding sequence ATGAATACAGTACGCATTCCAAAAGTTATCAACTTTGGAGAAAATGCACTTGGTGAAACAGAGTATCCAAAAAATGCCCTAATTGTCACAACAGTTCCTCCTGAACTTTCTGACAAATGGATTGCAAGAATGGGGATTAAAGATTACATGTTGTATGACCAAGTAAAACCTGAACCATCAATCGATGACGTCAATGCTGTTATTTCACAATTCAAAGACAAAGATCCATCATGTCTAATTGGACTTGGTGGTGGAAGTTCGATGGATGTAGTAAAATATGCTGCACCTGAGATGAAAAAAGAAAAAATCTTAATTCCAACTACATTTGGAACTGGAGCTGAAATGACAACTTATTGTGTTCTGAAATTTGATGGTAAAAAGAAATTGTTACGTGAAGACAGATTTCTAGCCGACATGGCAGTTGTAGATTCATACTTCTTAGAAGGAACTCCACAACAAGTCATAAACAATTCTGTCTGTGATGCATGTGCTCAAGCAACCGAAGGCTATGATAGCAAATTAGGCAATGACTTGACAAGAACTCTTTGTAAACAAGCATTTGAGATTCTATATGATGCAATTATGAATGACAAACCGGAAAACTATCCTTATGGATCAATGTTGTCTGGAATGGGATTTGGTAACTGCTCTACAACACTTGGACATGCATTGTCCTATGTGTTCTCAAATGAAGGAGTACCACATGGATATTCGTTGTCCTCTTGTACTACTGTTGCACACAAGCATAACAAGTCCATCTTTTATGATAGATTCAAAGAGGCAATGGAAAAACTAGGCTTTGATAAACTAGAACTCAAAGCTGATGTTTCAGAAGCTGCTGACACTGTAATGACTGATAGAGGTCATTTGGATCCAAACCCAATCCCAATATCCAAAGACGATGTTGTAAAGTGTCTTGAAGATATCAAAACAGGTAATTTGTAA
- a CDS encoding pyridoxamine 5'-phosphate oxidase family protein encodes MQLTGILQIKSYEKVKEFLNDEHVGRIASIDVNGFPQIIPMNFVFLNDAVYMHSHVKGEKLDNISRNNKVGFEADRELEFLPSYFEDPHNASLADTLYISIVIKGVASFVSDREEKTLALNGLMEKYQPEGKYDPISSDMRVLDAVSVIKVAPQTLHGKYKIGQHMSPDDRMNLAQKILKRNSPSALETLKIMGFEVTDTGLKMIDEPVW; translated from the coding sequence ATGCAGTTAACTGGAATTCTCCAAATTAAATCATATGAAAAGGTAAAAGAATTTTTGAATGATGAGCATGTAGGACGTATTGCTAGCATCGATGTGAATGGCTTTCCTCAAATAATCCCTATGAACTTTGTATTTCTTAATGATGCAGTTTACATGCATTCTCATGTAAAAGGTGAGAAATTAGATAATATTTCTAGAAATAACAAAGTGGGATTCGAAGCTGACAGAGAGCTAGAATTTTTGCCCTCATATTTTGAAGATCCACACAATGCATCTTTGGCAGATACATTATACATCAGCATTGTAATCAAAGGAGTGGCTTCTTTTGTATCTGACAGGGAAGAGAAAACGCTTGCACTAAACGGATTAATGGAAAAATATCAACCTGAAGGGAAGTATGATCCAATTAGTTCTGATATGAGGGTTTTAGATGCTGTTAGTGTGATTAAAGTTGCTCCTCAAACACTTCATGGAAAATACAAAATTGGTCAACACATGAGTCCAGATGATAGGATGAATCTTGCCCAAAAAATTCTAAAGAGAAATTCACCATCTGCTCTTGAAACATTGAAAATTATGGGATTTGAGGTAACTGATACGGGTTTGAAAATGATTGATGAACCTGTATGGTGA